The Halomonas sp. HAL1 genome segment GCCACGTTCTCCACCTGCTTTGGTGCGCCGTTCTTCCCGCGTCCTGCACGCGAATACGCTGACCTGCTGATCAAGCGCGTCGATAAGCAGGATGCTCAGGTTTACTTGGTCAACACCGGCTGGACCGGCGGCGCTTACGGTGAAGGCGGCTCGCGCTTCTCAATCCCGACCACCCGCGCCATCATTAGCGCGATTCAGTCGGGTGTACTGCGCGATATCGACACCAAGCATATCGACGGCCTCAATCTACAAGTGCCGGTTGCAGTACCCGGCGTTGATTCCAGCCTGCTCGACCCGCGTGAAACCTGGCAGGACCGCGATGCCTACGACCGTCACCTTAAAGAGCTGGCGACCAAGTTCGTCGATAACTTCAAGAAATTTGAAGGTGTTAACGAAGCGATCATTCAGGCTGGGCCTCAGTTGACCTAAGTCGCTGTAGCGTTAAGTAGCCACAATGGGACAGTGCCAAGGCACTGTCCCATTTTTATTGGCTGCTTGAACTAACGTATTTGAGAGTGATTTAGTAACCTAGTGCATTGGTAAACAAAGGTTAGTTGTCCCAGTCGCTTAAAGTAAAATAATCATTAGGAGTGTTGCGTGAAAGGTTGGCTCCAACAACGGTGGACTCGAAACAAACTTGCCAGCATCCATAATTTGCACGATGTAGAGCGTTTAGCACGTCGTAAGTTGCCAAGGCCTATTTTTGGTTACATCGACCATGTCGCAGAGGATGGGCGAACCCAGCGCGCTAATCTCACCGCTTTTGATGATTACCGCTTTTTGCCCAAGGCATTTGTCAACGTCTCGCAGGTTGATCTGCAAGCAGAGCTGTATGGCAAGCGGTATGCCGTGCCTTTCGGTATCGCCCCCATGGGCATCAGCGCGCTATCAGCTTATCAAGGCGACCTAGTGCTAGCGCGGGCAGCAGCGAAACGTAATCTGCCGATGATCATGAGCGGGTCGTCTCTTGTGCCTATGGAAGAAGTGGCAAAGGTTGAGGGCGCCGACTGGTTCCAGGCGTACCTGCCCGGCACACCGGAAGGTATCGAAGCCCTGCTCGCGCGGATCAAACGAGCCGGTTTTAAAAAGCTGGTGGTCACGCTGGATTACCCAGTGCCGCCCAATCCGGATAATTTCCGGCGTTCAGGTTTTTCATCCCCTTTGGAGCCAACGCTTCGCTTGGCAATCGATGGGTTGATGCGGCCAGGCTGGTTGTGTAATACCTTTCTTCGTACGCTCTGGAAACAGGGAATGCCGCATTTCGAAAACAACCATGCGGAACGGGGAGCACCCGTGATCTCTCGCCAAGCAGCGCGGGACTTCTCAGGACGTCGCCATTTTGACTGGGGCTATCTCGATCTGGTGCGGCGGTTATGGCCCGATACGCTGATCGTCAAAGGGGTGCTAAACCCCGAGGATGCGGTACGTGCCCGTCAGGCAGGAGTGGACGGCATCATCCTCTCCAATCACGGCGCTCGACAGCTGGACTGCACGATCTCTCCACTTGAGGTGCTACCCGAGGTCAAGCGCCGTGTCAGTGATATCCCCATCATGATCGACAGTGGCTTCCGGCGTGGCACCGATGTCATCAAGGCCTTGGCGCTGGGGGCCGACTTCGTCTTCGTCGGACGTCCATTTAATTACGCGGCCGCCTGCGCAGGCCAAGCCGGTGTGGAGCATGTCGCCGATCTCTTACAGCGCGAGATTGAGCGCAATATGGCGCTGCTGGGCCTGACCAGTCTTTTCCAATTGAATCACGCCTGTCTATATCAGCCCATAGAGAATTAATCGCAACAGCCGGTGGTGGCTGCAAAAACGACTGACACTGCACCCTGAAAATAATGAAATGATCGAGTCTTACTATAGTCTTTTACAGGTAGACAAGAATTTCTTGAATGGAACGCCAGAATCGATAGAGGAAGTACTTTCACCAAGAGGAAGTACTTTCACCAAGCTATGCCGTTCATGGTTACCGTACTGAGGCCTAGCGCCTTCACCAATCTAATCCCTCAAGCTCATAATTCGCCACTGGCGCTCTTCGGCGACGTTGCGCAGGGTGTCGTCAGGGTCAACGGCGACAGGGTGCTCTACTATTTCTAATAGTGGTAAATCATTGTGCGAGTCGCTGTAGAACCAGGCGCCTTCCAGGCTTAAGTCTTGCTCTTGAAGCCACTGCTCTAGGCGGGTGACTTTGCCTTCGCGGTAGCTCAGCGTGCCGGAAACCCGCCCCGTGTAACGGCCCTGTTCCACTTCCGGATTCACCGCGATCAAGTGATCGACACCCAAGCGCTCAGCAATCGGCGCGGTAATAAAGCGGTTCGTGGCCGTAATAATCAGCAGTGTGTCGCCTTTAGTGCGGTGACGGGCCAGCAGCTCTTCCGCTTTGGGTAGAATGCTGGGCTCGATTTTGCTGGCCATAAATTGCTGATGCCAAGCAGCGAGCTGCTCAGGAGTGTTATCGGCTAGCGGCTTAAGCGCCATTTCTAAAAAGGCGGCCATATCCAGCGTGCCCGCATTGTAATCGGCCATAAAACGCTCATTGGCTTCCCGGTAAGCGATCGGGTCGACAGCCCCTTGTTCGAGTAAAAACTCGCCCCAGGCATGATCGCTGTCGATGGATAGCAGCGTATTATCCAAATCGAATATGGCCAGACTCACGGCGCTCCCCTTTTTAGTCAGTGATAGTAGGCGAATAGTAGTGGTGAAATAGGCGCTAATTAGGCAAATAGCGGAGGCGGATTATCGCAGAGTCGCCACCTCATTCCCACCAGCACGCCGCAACCATTCATCACTTAGCGTTATATTGTATTGATACGTTTGTCTCCCTTGTGGAAAAATGGGGACAACTGAAAATTTATGAAGGTGATGTCCGTGATCGACGCTGACGGCTTTCGCCCCAATGTTGGCATTATCATTGCCAATAGCCAGGGGCAGCTGCTTTGGGCGCGTCGGGTAGGACAAAATGCGTGGCAATTTCCCCAGGGGGGCATCAATGCAAGCGAGACGCCACAACAAGCACTTTTTCGTGAGCTTTACGAAGAGATCGGCTTAACCGCCGGCGATGTTGATATTGTTGCCTGCACCCGGGGCTGGCTACGCTACCGTCTGCCACGACGCATGATTCGCACACATTCGCGTCCGGTCTGTATAGGCCAGAAGCAGAAGTGGTTTTTACTTAAAATCCGTTGCCAGGAGAGCCAAATCTGTATGACGGCAACCCCAACGCCCGAATTTGATGGGTGGCGTTGGGTAAGCTACTGGTACCCGCTAGGGCAGGTAGTGCCTTTTAAAAGAGAGGTGTATCGGCGCGCGTTGCGAGAATTGTCTCCCCGCGCTCAGCGCCTGGCACAGGATGACGATTAGGGTGAAAAGCCGCTGCCCAAGGTAGGGCAGCGGTAGTTTGCCAAGAAATTCCTCAGCGAGGCAAATAACAGTGAAAAGTAAAACGTCCATGCTTGAGGTATTGCGTCGGGTAATTCAGGAAGTGAACGGCGCGCGTAACCTCGATGCCGCGCTGTCCACAATGGTACGTCGAATTCGTAAGGCGATGCAGACCGATGTGTGCTCTTTCTACCTTTACGACAAAGAGCTTGAGTCGCTGGTATTAATGGAGACCATTGGTCTGCGCACCCAGGCCGTTGGGCGCGTCGTACTGCCATTAGGTGAAGGCCTAGTAGGCTTAGTAGCCAAGCGCAGTGAGCCGCTTAACCTCGAAGACGCCCAGGCCCACCCGCAATTCCGCTATTTTGAAGCCACCGGTGAAGAGCGCTACTCCAGCTTTTTGGGTGTGCCGATTATTCATCAGCGCCATATGCTGGGCGTGCTGGTGGTTCAGCAAGCCGAAAAACGTCGCTACGACGATGAAGACGAAGCCTTTCTGGTCACCATGGCCGCTCAGTTGGCGGGCGTATTGGCCCATGCGTTGGCGACCGGCAATCTAATGCGTCCGGCGCTTGCGGGCGGCCAGGCAATGTTTAAAGGCGTTGCCGCCTCGCCAGGCATGGCGATGGGCGAAGCGGTAGTGATTACCCCGCCTGCTGACTTAAACAGCGTGCCTGATTTGGTACCCAGCGACCTGGATTATGAGGTGGCACGCTTAAAGGAAGCGATTGGCAAAACCCGCAGCGAAATTCGTGCGGCGGCCGAACGTTTGGCCAGCCGTATCTCCGCCCAGGAGCTGGCGCTGTTTGATGTGTATCAGCAGATGCTGGGTGAAGCGGCGCTGGCCGATGAAGTCGAAAAGCGTATTCGCGAAGGACAGTGGGCCCCAGGCGCACTCGCCGATGTAGTGCGACGCCACGTACAGTATTTAGAACGGGTTGACGATAACTACCTGCGTGAGCGTGCGGCTGATATTCGTGATCTGGGGCGCCGAGTGCTGGCGCACCTGCAGGAAGACACACCATCCACGCCGGAAACCTATCCTGATAACGCCATTCTGGTCGGCGATGAAATTAGCGTGGCCATGCTGGGTGAAGTCCCCCGCGACAAGCTTAAAGGGCTCGTCTCGGTGCGTGGCTCCAGCACGTCCCACGTGGCGATTGTCGCCCGCGCCATGGGTATTCCTACGGTGCTCGGCATGGTGGATTTGCCGCTGCCGCGCCTAGGTGGTGCGCCGGTGGTGTTGGATGGCCACCGTGGCCGACTGTTTGTGCGCCCAGCGCCTGAACTTAAAGCGCGCTATGCCAGTCTGATCGCCGAAGAAGAGGCGCTCAGCGAACTGCTTGAGCACGAACAGGATTTGCCCAGCGCCACGCCCGATGGCCATATCATGCCGCTGATGGTGAACACCGGCTTGGCAGTCGATGCCACTGCGCTGCTGAAAAGCCGCATCGGAGGGGTGGGACTTTACCGTACCGAAGTGCCGTTTATGATCACCGAGCGTTTCCCCGGCGAAAAAGAGCAAACTCGGCTCTACCGCGATCAGTTAGAAGGCTTTGCGCCACTACCGGTCGTGATGCGTACGCTGGATATTGGTGGTGACAAAGATCTGCCTTATTTCCCCATCGAAGAGGCTAATCCATTCCTTGGCTGGCGCGGTATGCGGGTAACGCTGGACCACCCCGAAGTGTTAATGGTGCAACTGCGCGCCATGCTTAAAGCCTCTATCGATCTCGATAATCTCTATGTACTGTTCCCGATGATCACCAACGTAGAAGAGGTCGATGAGGCACTGCGTCTGTTGGATCGCGCCATTTTAGAGCTAGGGGAAGAGGGCATTACGGTCATTCGGCCTCAGGTCGGCGTGATGATTGAAGTGCCCGCCACCATCTATCAAATGGACGCACTGGCGAAGCGAGTCGACTTCTTCTCCGTGGGCAGCAACGATCTTACCCAGTACTTGCTGGCAGTAGACCGCAATAACCCACGGGTATCGAGTCTGTACGATGCCCTGCACCCAGCGCTACTCGGTGCGCTGCTGGAACTTGCCAACGACGCCACGCGGCTGAATAAACCCATTTCTTTATGCGGTGAGTTAGCCGGTGATCCGGCCGGGGCGCTGCTGCTGATGGCCATGGGCTTTACCAGCCTATCCATGAACGCGCCCAGCCTGCCCAAAGTACGCGCGGCAATCCGCCGAGTACCTTTTAGCGATGCCCAGCAGCTGCTCAAAGAAGTAATGGAGCTGGATACGCCTGCCCAGGTGCATGCCCATTTAGATCAGCGTTTGGATGAGTGGCAGTTGTCGCATTTGATGCCGCCCCGTGACTAAGGTGTGTGTCGTCAACGGCTGGGTAGCGCTAAGGAAGTTTCACCTTCAAAGCGCCCCAGCGGCCCAAAGCGCTGCTCGGTAATGTTGATGTTCCCTTGGGCATCTAACGTCAGCCACGAAGTGGCACGGGTGCCATAGCGCTCGCCAACAATAAACGCCGCCGATAGCTGGCGCTCTAATTCAAGCCCCACACCGGTATCCGGCAACTCCTCGACAGCTGCTTCTTGCGGGTTCTGCATGGCGCGCTGAACGGCGGTTGGCCATGCCGGTAATAAACCAGAGGGTAACAACTGCTGCTCAAGCGCACTGCGAACATGTAAAAGTTTTGGCCAGGGGGAATTAAGATCGGCATTGGATAGCCCATGTACGCCGGGGGCCACCTCACTTAGAGCTAAGCGGTCACGGCCGCGGTGCAAGTGCCAAAGCCGTTGTGGGGTCGCCACTAACAAATTAAAACCCGCATAGCGCAATGCTTCCCCCTCGCTGAGTGCGGTTAGCCACGCGTCGATATCGTCACACTGCAGGGCACCTGCGACCAGTTCACCCCGGCTTGGCGCACCAGGCGGTGTGACTAGTTGCAGGTCGCGCACGTTGGTCAAAGCTGCAATAACACCGCCGTGTTTGGCAGCCAGCCAAGAGCCTCCGGCCTCTAAATCACGGCCACCGACAATTGCTGGGTGATCTTTCCACTCAGCCAGTGGCGCGGTCGGACGCGCATGGAGCTCATCTCGGTTGCCTATCAGCCACAAAGGCGTCGGCGTGCCAGGTTGCCAAGCAAATGAAATCAAACACATAACAAACTCGTAGGCGAAAGGGTGAAAAATGTTCAACGGAAGAGCAGCATGACAGTAACGAAACGTAGACGTACACTGATATCAGTATCATGTTTGTAGCATAAATCATCACACAAAAGGGTGTGAGTACCGTAATATTGGCAGGTATCTCAGCGGTTAAACAGCGGTCACGTTATCAGCGCCCATTCGGCCAAGAGGAAGGCGAGATCATGCAACGCTATCAAAGGGAGTACTATTGGAATGCCATCGTGTGGCCACTGCTGTGGCCGCTGCTACTTTTGCAAGCGGCACTGATTGCGCTCTGCCTAGTAGTCGGTGCAATGGTCTGGTGGATGTCACCAAGCCACGCCTCCTGGAGCACCTTGCTATGGTTAATGATCGCCTTGCTCATCGGTAGCAGTTTGAATGTCGGCGCCTTCCTAATGCTGGTCAAAGCGCGTGGCCGGCGTAACGACATTCGTTTCAGCCAAGAGATCACCGAGCTTGAACGGCAAAGCCTGTCAATATGCGCCACAGCTGCATGTTCGCAGCCCGAGCATACATGTGCCCCGCCGGATGCGTCCGACGAACCTCATCTTCCTCTACAGCGTCTGGTCGGCGTTAACGAAATGCTAGCCGGGCTCAAACGCCGCATTAACTACTCGCAGGTGGCTAATGCTGCTACTAAAAGCACACAGCATGAGCATAAACAAACGCTACTGGACGACCTTCAACACCAGCAGCGGCAGCTCAAACACTTAATGGCGGGGCGTGACAGAGCGCGGGAAGAGTCGCGTTTAAAATCAGGTTATCTGATACTGCTCCAGCGTGAAACTGACAGCCTGTTTAAGCACTTAAACGCGATGGCCGAAACTGAGATCACCGATAGTTGTCGGCAAAATATTATGGATGTGCGCGAGCGGCTGTTAGATATTCGCGCGCTACTAGCTAACCTTGTTCAGCATACTGCTGAGGAAGGTATGGTGAAGGGCAGGGACAATTTACGTGTGCTGGTGGTTGATGATGGGCCGGTGAATTTGATGCTGGCGCGGCAAATGCTGGAAACCCAGGGTCTTCAAGTAGAAGGTGTAAGTAGCGGTGAGCAGGCGCTTGAACGCCAGCAGAGCGCTTTCTTTGATCTGGTGTTTATGGACATTTTTATGCCTACCTTGGATGGGCTTGAGACTACCCGGCGCTGGCGTGAATATGAGCGAGCCCATAGCAGTAGCCAAAGCGTGCTGGTTGCGCTGACGGCCAACGTCGACAACGCCGGGCGTGATGCCTGCTTAACAGCCGGTATGGATGACCTGCTAGCCAAGCCGTACCAACCTGAAACCCTTCTCAGTATGATTACCCATTGGTTTCCTGGCACGCTGAAACCAACACTCCATGCATGACCGTCATCGTAGCGTTATAACAAATAATCTTAGCAGTGGTCGCTCGAAGTAAGGAGCAGGTGTTGAGATTTGGTGCGCGTTTTTCAGTATTGTTGCCACCAGCGTTCCATTTGCCTGCTCAGGCGTTAAACTTGCCCGCTAACTAAGTAAGTTGGGCGCTTTTAGTGATTCGTGAATGAAAATTCCCTTTGGTCAGAGTAGAGAGTGTAAATGATTAATTACCCGACGATTGACCCAGTGGCGATCTCCTTAGGGCCGCTGCAAGTTCATTGGTATGGCTTGATGTACGTAGTGGGTTTTGTCGCAGCCTGGTGGCTTGGTTGTCGGCGGGCATCGCGCATCGGCCTTAATAATGACGATATCGGCGATTTACTTTTCTACTGTGCGATCGGGGTGGTGGCAGGTGGACGCTTAGGTTACGCCTTGTTTTACGGGCTAGGGCAGTGGACAGCTGACCCGCTATGGATTTTTCGCGTATGGGATGGTGGCATGAGCTTTCACGGTGGCCTGCTCGGTGTGTTGCTCGCGGCCTGGATATTTGCTCGGCGCAAACAGCTAGCCTTCTTAACCCTGACGGACTTTATTGCTCCTTTGGTTCCCATCGGTTTGGGGGCAGGGCGCATCGGCAACTTTATCAACCACGAGCTGCCGGGGCGCGTGACCTCGCTACCCTGGGGCATGCCATTTCCCGGTATGGAGCCTGAACCGCGCCACCCATCCGCACTCTATGAAGCTTTACTGGAAGGTGTCGTGCTGTTCGCCATTCTATGGTGGGTCTCCGCTAAGCCGACATCTCGCGGCTTCTTATCCGGGCTGTTTTTAGTCTGCTACGGCGTTTTCCGCTTTATGGTCGAGTTTGTCCGCATGCCCGACGCCCATATTGGCTATCTTGCGTTTGGCTGGTTCACCATGGGTATGCTGCTCAGCCTCCCCATGATTGCCCTGGGCCTATTCGTTATTGTCTGGTCACGCTCCCAGCCAGTGGATGTGAAAATCCAAAAAGTGTAGCAAAGGGAGCGTTTAGCCAGCTGGTCAAAAAAAGAGGGGCAATCTTCGCATTGCCCCTTATGACCCCACCACCTAGAATAAACCGCTACACCGCCTGTTAATTTGGAAATTCTGTGACTGTACCAACGCCCGCGCTTGAGCAACCTTATTTAGACTTGATGCAAACCGTTTTGGAGCATGGCGTTGATCGCCACGACCGCACAGGCGTGGGCACGCGTTCCGTGTTTGGTCATCAAATGCGTTTCGATCTATCGCGTGGTTTTCCGCTCATCACCACCAAAAAACTGCACCTGCGCTCTATCATTCACGAACTTCTATGGTTCCTGAAAGGCGACACTAATATCGCCTACCTAAAAGAGAACGGCGTGCGGATATGGGACGAATGGGCAGATGAAAACGGCGACCTAGGCCCTGTATACGGCTACCAGTGGCGTAGCTGGCCTGACCCTAAAGGTGGCAGCGTTGACCAAATTGCCAAGGTGTTGGAGCAAATTCGTAACTCGCCACAGTCGCGCCGCCTGATTGTTTCCGCCTGGAACCCCGCCCAGGTAGACGAAATGCAGCTACCGCCGTGCCACTGTCTGTTCCAGTTTTACGTGGCCAACGGCAAGCTATCGTGCCAGCTCTATCAGCGCAGCGCCGATATCTTCCTCGGTGTACCGTTTAACATCGCCAGCTACGCCTTGCTGCTGACCATGGTCGCGCAAGTAACCGGCCTGCAACCGGGTGAATTTATCCACACCTTAGGCGATGCGCACTTGTACAGTAATCACCTGGAACAGGCCAAAGAACAGCTCGCGCGCACCCCAAAGGCCGCGCCAAAACTAGTACTTAACCCAGTAATAGACGACCTATTTGCGTTCCGGTTTGAAGACATTGAAATTGAGGCTTACGAGCCGCACCCCCACATAAAAGCCGAGGTAGCGGTATGAGCCAGCAAAACAATATGGTTAAGCCAAACGTTACTTTCGACTCTCTAGTGCCCGTGGCAATGATTGTCGCCATGGCAAAAAACCGCGTCATCGGCGTAGACGGCAAGCTGCCCTGGTACCTGCCTGAAGATCTAAAGTTCTTTAAACGCATCACCCAGGCAAAACCGCTCGTGATGGGGCGAAAAACTTACGCTTCCATTGGCAAGCCGCTACCGAACCGGCTTAATGTAGTGGTAACCCGCAACGCGGAGTTTTCCCACGAAGGCGTGCGTGTGTGCCATGACCTGCCCACAGCGCTGGAACTGGCCGACCAACATGCCACGATAGAAGCGGCAGAAGAGATCATGGTGATGGGCGGCGGGGAAATCTACCGCCAGGCGCTACCCTTTGCCCAGCGGCTCTACATAACGGAAGTAGATATCGACGTAGAAGGCGACGCCACGTTTCCTGACTTCGGTCCCAGCGAATGGCAAGAAGTACAGCGCGTAGCGGGGCAGCCAGCAGAAGGGCAGCCAAGCTACGATTTTGTGGTCTACGAGCGCATCGCCGACTGAATTGGTCAAAGGAGAAGGCTATGGCCGCCAGCTTAATGAATATGTTGGATGACTTAGAAACGCGTCTTGAACGCACACAAGCTGAGCTGCAAGCCCTGCGCGAAGAAAACCAGCGGCTCAAGCAACAGTTGGCGCTAGACAGTGCCCAAGAGCAAAGCGTGCCAAGCCAAGAAACTACGGCCACAGCTGAGAAATACGGCGAAAGCAAAGAAGCTCCTGAAAAAGAAGCTCCAGCCGAAATAGGTCAATCAACGCAAACGGTTGAATCAGCGCAAACACCGTCGCCGCATGCACTGCTTAATCAATGGTATGAGCGTTACCCAAAAGCGTTTTTCAAAGGCCATACCAAGCCACTCAAAGTTGGCATTCACCAGGACCTGGCAGAGCGCGAAGAGTGGCCGAACAAGCTGATTCGCCGAGCGCTTGCCAACTATGTAAACCTTCCGCGATATATAAAAGCAGTGCGCATAGGCGCTGAACGGGTGGATTTAGATGGTCTACCTGCCGGTAAGGTTGATAAAGAAGCCGCACAGCATGCATCAGAAAAACGCGGTGAAAAACGCGATAATGGAGCTCCAAAGCAACCTCGCTCAAAAGCATCTCCTATAGCTAAAAAGCCCCGCCAAGAGGCGCCAAAACAGCCTGTGGTGGGGCATGAGTTAGAAAAACATGAACCTCGCAAGACGCTTAGCATGGAAGACAAATTATTGGGCTTGCAGCAAAAATTCAAAGGACGCTGAGACCGGGGCTGGAAGCAGGGGTTCCATAAAAAAGTGCAAATAGTAAAGAAACACTGTTTTTTTCTATTGCGTTCCCTGGAATCCCGGTATAGAGTTTGTCCTGCGAGCATTGGACTATAACAAGGCTTAGTTGAGGACATGCCGCATACCACCGGGAAAAACCGGCGGATGGGAAAAGAGCATGGCCCGCGAGCCACCTGCCGGCTTATTAAGAGTCGAGCAGCAACGATCGAAACAGTATACGAGTTAAGGAACTTACATCATGAAAAAAACACTTTTAGCGACTGCTATCGTTGGCGCCCTGGGTGCCTCAGCTGCAGCACAAGCTGCAACTGTCTATGACCAAGACGGCACCAAGCTGGACATCTATGGCCGTATCGCCATGGGTATCGCTGGCGGCGGCCCTGAGTTCAATAGTTCTGGTGCAGAAATCGATGACGGCGCTGAGTTCGTAGACGTTTACTCACGTCTTGGTCTGCGCATGAGCCATGAAGTTTCACGTGACCTGACTGCTTTCGGTCGTCTTGAGTGGCGCTTCAGCGGTGATGAGCGCAACACTGACCAAGGTTTCAACGAAATCCGTCAGAGCTACCTCGGTCTGCAAAGCGACCAGTTCGGTACTTTCCAAGCGGGTAACTTCGATGCGTTCTACAACCAGTTCGTTTCACTACCGTTCGATGTTTACATCGACCGTGGTTTGGAATTCTCTGGCCACCCGACTCAGTCACGTGGTGACTCTATCGGTTACTACACGCCTGATCTGAGCGGTTTCACTGCATTCTTGCAAGCTAAGCACTACAGTGAGCGTGGCGAAGTTGAAGGCGTTGGCACTACTGAAGAAGGTGCTGTTGTTGCACCGCAAGGTGGTGTTCGTTACGCACAAGGCCCGATCACTGTAGGTCTGGGTTTTGTTGAAGACGTTGAGCGTGGCGGCGGTAACGGCGAAATGCTGTACGGCTTGATCGGTTCTTACGACTTCACTGACCAGTTCTCTGCACGTCTGGGCTATGAAACTCGTGACAACAACGATGGCTACACGCCGAACGCTACTGGTGACAATGGCTTCGACAAAGTTGGTCTGGGTGGTACTTTCACCACTGGCGCTTGGGCATTCACTGCTGACTACTACAACGTAGATCGTGATACTCAGGACGACAGCAACGCATGGGCGGCCGGCACTTACTACAACGTTTCCAGCAACTTCGACGTGTTCCTGGAAGTGGCAGATGGCGACGCGCCGACTGTTGATCGTGACGTTACCCTTGGTGACCTGACCGACGACGTATACTGGCTGACTGGCGCACGTTACCACTTCTAAGCTTGGTTTAAATACCACGCTTAAAGGTAAACTGCCTAGCAGAACCAATAGAACCG includes the following:
- a CDS encoding alpha-hydroxy acid oxidase — protein: MKGWLQQRWTRNKLASIHNLHDVERLARRKLPRPIFGYIDHVAEDGRTQRANLTAFDDYRFLPKAFVNVSQVDLQAELYGKRYAVPFGIAPMGISALSAYQGDLVLARAAAKRNLPMIMSGSSLVPMEEVAKVEGADWFQAYLPGTPEGIEALLARIKRAGFKKLVVTLDYPVPPNPDNFRRSGFSSPLEPTLRLAIDGLMRPGWLCNTFLRTLWKQGMPHFENNHAERGAPVISRQAARDFSGRRHFDWGYLDLVRRLWPDTLIVKGVLNPEDAVRARQAGVDGIILSNHGARQLDCTISPLEVLPEVKRRVSDIPIMIDSGFRRGTDVIKALALGADFVFVGRPFNYAAACAGQAGVEHVADLLQREIERNMALLGLTSLFQLNHACLYQPIEN
- a CDS encoding HAD family phosphatase, producing the protein MSLAIFDLDNTLLSIDSDHAWGEFLLEQGAVDPIAYREANERFMADYNAGTLDMAAFLEMALKPLADNTPEQLAAWHQQFMASKIEPSILPKAEELLARHRTKGDTLLIITATNRFITAPIAERLGVDHLIAVNPEVEQGRYTGRVSGTLSYREGKVTRLEQWLQEQDLSLEGAWFYSDSHNDLPLLEIVEHPVAVDPDDTLRNVAEERQWRIMSLRD
- the lgt gene encoding prolipoprotein diacylglyceryl transferase, yielding MINYPTIDPVAISLGPLQVHWYGLMYVVGFVAAWWLGCRRASRIGLNNDDIGDLLFYCAIGVVAGGRLGYALFYGLGQWTADPLWIFRVWDGGMSFHGGLLGVLLAAWIFARRKQLAFLTLTDFIAPLVPIGLGAGRIGNFINHELPGRVTSLPWGMPFPGMEPEPRHPSALYEALLEGVVLFAILWWVSAKPTSRGFLSGLFLVCYGVFRFMVEFVRMPDAHIGYLAFGWFTMGMLLSLPMIALGLFVIVWSRSQPVDVKIQKV
- the rppH gene encoding RNA pyrophosphohydrolase, translated to MIDADGFRPNVGIIIANSQGQLLWARRVGQNAWQFPQGGINASETPQQALFRELYEEIGLTAGDVDIVACTRGWLRYRLPRRMIRTHSRPVCIGQKQKWFLLKIRCQESQICMTATPTPEFDGWRWVSYWYPLGQVVPFKREVYRRALRELSPRAQRLAQDDD
- the ptsP gene encoding phosphoenolpyruvate--protein phosphotransferase, with the protein product MLEVLRRVIQEVNGARNLDAALSTMVRRIRKAMQTDVCSFYLYDKELESLVLMETIGLRTQAVGRVVLPLGEGLVGLVAKRSEPLNLEDAQAHPQFRYFEATGEERYSSFLGVPIIHQRHMLGVLVVQQAEKRRYDDEDEAFLVTMAAQLAGVLAHALATGNLMRPALAGGQAMFKGVAASPGMAMGEAVVITPPADLNSVPDLVPSDLDYEVARLKEAIGKTRSEIRAAAERLASRISAQELALFDVYQQMLGEAALADEVEKRIREGQWAPGALADVVRRHVQYLERVDDNYLRERAADIRDLGRRVLAHLQEDTPSTPETYPDNAILVGDEISVAMLGEVPRDKLKGLVSVRGSSTSHVAIVARAMGIPTVLGMVDLPLPRLGGAPVVLDGHRGRLFVRPAPELKARYASLIAEEEALSELLEHEQDLPSATPDGHIMPLMVNTGLAVDATALLKSRIGGVGLYRTEVPFMITERFPGEKEQTRLYRDQLEGFAPLPVVMRTLDIGGDKDLPYFPIEEANPFLGWRGMRVTLDHPEVLMVQLRAMLKASIDLDNLYVLFPMITNVEEVDEALRLLDRAILELGEEGITVIRPQVGVMIEVPATIYQMDALAKRVDFFSVGSNDLTQYLLAVDRNNPRVSSLYDALHPALLGALLELANDATRLNKPISLCGELAGDPAGALLLMAMGFTSLSMNAPSLPKVRAAIRRVPFSDAQQLLKEVMELDTPAQVHAHLDQRLDEWQLSHLMPPRD
- a CDS encoding dihydrofolate reductase translates to MSQQNNMVKPNVTFDSLVPVAMIVAMAKNRVIGVDGKLPWYLPEDLKFFKRITQAKPLVMGRKTYASIGKPLPNRLNVVVTRNAEFSHEGVRVCHDLPTALELADQHATIEAAEEIMVMGGGEIYRQALPFAQRLYITEVDIDVEGDATFPDFGPSEWQEVQRVAGQPAEGQPSYDFVVYERIAD
- a CDS encoding response regulator, coding for MQRYQREYYWNAIVWPLLWPLLLLQAALIALCLVVGAMVWWMSPSHASWSTLLWLMIALLIGSSLNVGAFLMLVKARGRRNDIRFSQEITELERQSLSICATAACSQPEHTCAPPDASDEPHLPLQRLVGVNEMLAGLKRRINYSQVANAATKSTQHEHKQTLLDDLQHQQRQLKHLMAGRDRAREESRLKSGYLILLQRETDSLFKHLNAMAETEITDSCRQNIMDVRERLLDIRALLANLVQHTAEEGMVKGRDNLRVLVVDDGPVNLMLARQMLETQGLQVEGVSSGEQALERQQSAFFDLVFMDIFMPTLDGLETTRRWREYERAHSSSQSVLVALTANVDNAGRDACLTAGMDDLLAKPYQPETLLSMITHWFPGTLKPTLHA
- a CDS encoding thymidylate synthase, with protein sequence MTVPTPALEQPYLDLMQTVLEHGVDRHDRTGVGTRSVFGHQMRFDLSRGFPLITTKKLHLRSIIHELLWFLKGDTNIAYLKENGVRIWDEWADENGDLGPVYGYQWRSWPDPKGGSVDQIAKVLEQIRNSPQSRRLIVSAWNPAQVDEMQLPPCHCLFQFYVANGKLSCQLYQRSADIFLGVPFNIASYALLLTMVAQVTGLQPGEFIHTLGDAHLYSNHLEQAKEQLARTPKAAPKLVLNPVIDDLFAFRFEDIEIEAYEPHPHIKAEVAV
- a CDS encoding NRDE family protein; translation: MCLISFAWQPGTPTPLWLIGNRDELHARPTAPLAEWKDHPAIVGGRDLEAGGSWLAAKHGGVIAALTNVRDLQLVTPPGAPSRGELVAGALQCDDIDAWLTALSEGEALRYAGFNLLVATPQRLWHLHRGRDRLALSEVAPGVHGLSNADLNSPWPKLLHVRSALEQQLLPSGLLPAWPTAVQRAMQNPQEAAVEELPDTGVGLELERQLSAAFIVGERYGTRATSWLTLDAQGNINITEQRFGPLGRFEGETSLALPSR